A genome region from Methanobacterium subterraneum includes the following:
- a CDS encoding thioredoxin family protein, with product MREYFIGIVVIIISLLVLVLSIHTLTSNEIETNTSSIQWGNDLNQAMEEAKKSNKTIFIDFYADWCSYCGDMDEEAFTDPQVVERLTQNYVLLKVDVDENPGLSSKYTAYSLPTMVIVDSSGNEIKRIIGYQTPEQLLSQI from the coding sequence ATGCGTGAATACTTCATAGGGATTGTGGTAATTATAATTTCATTGCTGGTGCTAGTGCTGTCTATTCACACTTTAACCAGTAATGAAATTGAAACAAACACCAGTTCTATCCAGTGGGGTAATGACTTAAACCAGGCCATGGAAGAAGCTAAAAAATCCAATAAAACCATATTCATAGATTTTTATGCAGACTGGTGTTCCTACTGTGGGGATATGGATGAAGAAGCCTTCACTGATCCTCAGGTTGTGGAGAGATTAACCCAGAATTACGTGTTACTGAAGGTGGATGTGGATGAAAACCCTGGTCTGAGTTCAAAATACACAGCCTACAGTCTTCCCACCATGGTAATTGTGGATTCATCTGGTAACGAGATAAAGAGGATCATTGGGTATCAAACCCCTGAACAGCTTTTAAGTCAGATTTAA
- a CDS encoding helix-turn-helix domain-containing protein, with protein sequence MGVRGPKPGFVDVACPNKSCADYGKTENGNIVGNGTYQTKNGPVHKFICRTCSKSFTSHSNTILHDLRTNEETVFLALKMILKGMSLRSTAEVLGVKLDTVRRWLRIASEHSEEINKVLMKDIKVDKVELDELWTFVKKKQFREWSMNQKMKDGSG encoded by the coding sequence ATGGGTGTTCGTGGTCCTAAACCTGGTTTTGTGGATGTGGCTTGTCCTAACAAGAGCTGTGCAGATTACGGGAAAACTGAAAACGGTAATATTGTGGGTAATGGAACCTACCAGACAAAAAATGGTCCTGTTCACAAATTTATTTGTCGAACATGCTCTAAAAGTTTCACTTCACATTCAAATACAATATTACACGATTTAAGAACAAATGAAGAGACAGTTTTTTTGGCTTTGAAAATGATTTTAAAAGGCATGAGTTTACGGAGCACAGCAGAAGTTTTAGGTGTTAAACTGGATACTGTGCGCAGATGGCTGCGCATAGCTTCTGAACACAGCGAAGAAATAAACAAAGTCCTTATGAAAGACATAAAAGTTGATAAAGTGGAGTTAGATGAGTTGTGGACTTTTGTTAAAAAAAAACAGTTCCGAGAATGGAGCATGAATCAGAAGATGAAAGATGGATCTGGTTAA
- the porA gene encoding pyruvate synthase subunit PorA, with protein sequence MVQKVFTSNRAVAEAVKMAKPAVVPVYPITPQTTISEYLAQFVADGDLKAEYIRVESEHSAISAALGASGAGVRVFTATSSQGLALMHEILFATAGMRSPIVLVNANRALSAPLSIWNDQQDTISERDSGWLQIYAENAQEALDAVLIAYRVAEDPEVLLPCMVCIDGYFLTHTVEPLDVPSQEEVDQFLPPYKPYAFLDPENPMSIGTFTDPDYYMEARYAIEASMEKSKMVIAKANQEFEKIFGRKYDLVETYQCDDAEIIIVAMGSVCGTIKDVIDTLRSEGEKVGLLKIRVFRPFPREELKEILEKASKVAVLDKNISFGVGGVLYNEIKATTNANAYGFIAGLGGRDITPDYVKEIVDKTKNPTGEVEWIGLKKEEV encoded by the coding sequence ATGGTTCAAAAAGTTTTCACATCCAACCGAGCCGTTGCCGAGGCGGTTAAGATGGCCAAACCAGCAGTAGTTCCTGTTTATCCCATCACACCCCAAACAACAATTTCAGAATATCTGGCCCAGTTTGTGGCCGATGGGGATTTAAAAGCTGAATATATCCGAGTAGAATCAGAGCACAGCGCAATTAGTGCCGCTTTAGGTGCTTCAGGAGCAGGTGTTCGAGTTTTTACTGCCACCTCATCCCAGGGCCTGGCCCTGATGCACGAAATACTGTTTGCTACTGCGGGTATGAGAAGCCCCATTGTTCTGGTTAACGCCAACCGGGCATTATCTGCACCTCTGAGCATTTGGAATGATCAGCAGGACACCATATCAGAACGTGATTCAGGATGGCTTCAGATATATGCTGAAAACGCTCAGGAAGCCCTGGACGCTGTTTTAATAGCATACCGGGTTGCAGAAGACCCTGAAGTTCTACTACCCTGCATGGTATGTATTGACGGGTACTTCTTAACCCACACTGTGGAACCACTGGATGTGCCCAGCCAGGAGGAAGTGGACCAGTTCTTACCACCATATAAACCATACGCATTCCTGGACCCGGAAAATCCGATGTCCATTGGTACTTTCACTGACCCAGATTATTATATGGAAGCCCGTTACGCCATAGAGGCATCCATGGAAAAATCTAAAATGGTCATAGCCAAGGCCAATCAGGAATTTGAGAAGATATTTGGCAGGAAATACGACCTGGTTGAAACTTACCAGTGCGATGATGCTGAAATTATCATAGTTGCCATGGGCTCTGTCTGCGGCACTATAAAAGATGTTATAGACACTCTCAGATCAGAAGGAGAAAAAGTAGGCCTCCTGAAAATCAGGGTGTTCCGTCCTTTCCCCCGCGAAGAGTTGAAGGAAATCCTGGAAAAGGCATCCAAGGTGGCTGTTCTGGATAAGAATATTTCCTTTGGAGTGGGAGGAGTGCTTTACAACGAAATTAAAGCAACCACCAACGCTAATGCCTATGGATTTATCGCCGGATTGGGAGGAAGAGACATAACCCCAGACTACGTCAAAGAAATCGTTGATAAAACTAAAAACCCCACCGGAGAGGTGGAGTGGATCGGACTCAAAAAGGAGGAAGTCTAA
- a CDS encoding cytochrome c biogenesis CcdA family protein, protein METGFLLSFLAGMASIISPCVLPLIPIVVGFSLLKRKNTEIVAFGLGFFLLFAIITILTAIFTAAINYYLLYFRIAAALILVIIGVLFIINKKLFNISTPSISNTPDSQKGIVGSFLMGFLTCLAWSPCFGPYVVAVATYSASTGNIGYSIINMAIFAGGFSLTILIMAFLMSRIDFKAIIKYSDWVRIISGVIIALAGLYMLIGFL, encoded by the coding sequence ATGGAAACAGGGTTTCTACTATCTTTTCTCGCAGGAATGGCCTCAATCATATCACCCTGCGTGTTGCCACTCATACCCATCGTGGTGGGCTTTTCCCTACTTAAACGGAAGAATACAGAGATAGTTGCCTTTGGTCTGGGATTTTTCCTTCTTTTTGCCATAATAACCATACTAACCGCCATCTTCACCGCTGCCATAAATTATTATCTTTTGTATTTCAGAATAGCCGCTGCATTAATCCTGGTTATAATTGGGGTCCTGTTTATTATCAATAAAAAGTTGTTTAATATTTCAACTCCCTCTATTTCGAATACACCTGATTCTCAAAAGGGAATAGTTGGATCTTTTCTAATGGGATTTTTAACCTGCCTGGCATGGTCACCCTGTTTCGGTCCTTACGTGGTTGCAGTGGCAACCTACAGTGCATCAACCGGAAACATAGGTTACAGTATAATTAACATGGCCATTTTCGCAGGAGGTTTTTCATTAACCATACTGATAATGGCTTTTTTAATGTCCAGAATAGATTTCAAAGCTATAATAAAATATTCAGATTGGGTAAGGATTATTTCTGGGGTTATAATTGCTCTTGCGGGTTTGTATATGTTGATAGGTTTTTTGTAG
- a CDS encoding NAD(P)-dependent oxidoreductase: MKIGFLGFGEVASTLSEELLARGVEVSTCLEGRSQRSVELAKSTGVGLFDSLIELVETSDILMSVVVPAEAVSVAKKVGGGFEGVYVDLNNVSPGTVKEAFTHIPNGKTVDGAIMGGIKNGLETPIIASGEFAENFAELNQYGMNIEVIGPEVGQASGLKMLRSAYTKGVSALLFEAFHAAYKMEVDETLLRYLTQSEGSHFPASANSRLTSSAYHSRRRAQEMEEVVKFLTEYTDPVISRATCEFFQSLPDKTGPMPKKPEKYGEVFRKVDKNRL; the protein is encoded by the coding sequence ATGAAAATAGGTTTCCTAGGATTTGGAGAAGTTGCATCAACCTTATCTGAAGAACTTCTGGCACGGGGAGTGGAAGTTTCAACCTGTCTTGAGGGAAGAAGCCAGAGATCAGTGGAACTTGCAAAATCAACTGGTGTTGGTCTATTTGATAGTTTAATCGAGCTTGTTGAGACGTCTGACATTTTAATGTCTGTTGTGGTTCCTGCCGAAGCTGTCAGTGTGGCCAAAAAGGTAGGTGGGGGTTTTGAAGGAGTATACGTGGATTTGAATAATGTTTCTCCGGGTACAGTTAAAGAAGCTTTCACCCATATCCCTAATGGAAAAACCGTAGATGGGGCTATAATGGGTGGTATAAAAAACGGTTTAGAGACTCCTATCATTGCTTCTGGTGAGTTTGCTGAAAACTTTGCTGAGCTTAACCAGTACGGTATGAATATTGAAGTTATAGGTCCTGAAGTGGGCCAGGCATCGGGTTTGAAGATGCTCCGCAGTGCCTACACCAAGGGTGTTTCCGCACTTCTTTTTGAGGCATTTCATGCTGCATACAAGATGGAAGTTGATGAAACCCTATTACGCTATTTAACCCAGAGTGAAGGATCACATTTTCCTGCATCTGCAAACTCAAGGCTCACCAGCAGTGCCTATCATTCCAGAAGACGTGCCCAGGAGATGGAGGAAGTGGTGAAATTCCTAACCGAATACACTGATCCAGTGATTAGCCGTGCAACATGTGAGTTTTTCCAGTCCCTTCCGGATAAAACCGGGCCCATGCCAAAAAAGCCTGAAAAATATGGGGAAGTGTTTCGGAAAGTAGATAAAAACAGGTTATAG
- the porD gene encoding pyruvate synthase subunit PorD, protein MVSIGACVKEPGSTRNNKTGSWRTFKPILDKEKCIDCGNCVLFCPEGCINQDYDIDYDYCKGCGICAEECPVKAIEMERG, encoded by the coding sequence ATGGTATCTATTGGAGCATGTGTTAAAGAACCTGGAAGCACCCGAAACAACAAAACCGGAAGCTGGAGAACCTTCAAGCCGATTTTAGATAAGGAAAAATGTATTGACTGCGGCAACTGTGTTCTTTTCTGTCCGGAAGGATGTATAAACCAGGATTATGATATAGATTACGATTACTGTAAAGGCTGTGGCATTTGCGCCGAAGAATGCCCAGTTAAAGCAATAGAAATGGAGAGAGGATAA
- a CDS encoding site-2 protease family protein has translation MDDFHLIEQSISHYFPLIGFYNGDGGKDSSYFIVGDYNPHSFQGLVKELDEQGFIPFINPEGNHYKINIAKKGEKGKSRIHINLLLLLATISTTLFAGYILGEGDMWKAVAFAIALLGIIGTHELAHFFAARRHGVDATLPYFIPAPTMIGTFGALINVKSPIPTRRALFDLGYSGPLAGFIVAIPVLLIGLKFSTVAINPDAAMVFIPPLIMQLFTYLVAPAATAEQVIMLHPVAFAGWVGIIITMLNLMPVAFLDGGHISRSLFGQKIHGFVSILGIMVTIILGWYVMAALMIFILFMNRSHPGALDNVAPMDRNRKIIAVVILIIFILCLSPVPMTP, from the coding sequence GTGGATGACTTTCATCTTATTGAACAATCCATCAGCCATTATTTCCCATTAATCGGATTCTACAATGGTGATGGTGGTAAGGACTCATCTTATTTTATAGTAGGGGATTACAATCCCCATAGTTTCCAGGGACTGGTAAAGGAACTGGATGAACAGGGATTCATCCCCTTCATCAATCCCGAGGGGAATCATTACAAAATAAACATAGCCAAAAAAGGTGAAAAAGGTAAATCCAGGATTCATATTAATCTGCTCCTGCTACTGGCCACAATTTCCACCACCCTATTCGCTGGATATATTCTGGGAGAGGGAGATATGTGGAAGGCAGTTGCATTTGCCATTGCACTTTTAGGCATAATTGGAACCCACGAGTTAGCCCACTTTTTCGCAGCCCGCAGGCACGGTGTGGATGCCACCTTACCCTACTTCATCCCCGCACCAACAATGATTGGTACCTTCGGGGCGTTGATCAATGTCAAGTCACCCATACCCACTCGCAGGGCATTGTTCGACCTTGGGTACAGTGGACCGCTGGCTGGTTTCATAGTGGCCATTCCCGTCCTCTTGATTGGGCTGAAATTTTCTACAGTAGCCATTAACCCTGATGCTGCCATGGTTTTCATCCCACCCCTAATCATGCAGTTATTCACTTACCTGGTGGCTCCTGCTGCCACAGCTGAGCAAGTGATCATGCTCCACCCGGTGGCCTTCGCCGGATGGGTGGGAATCATCATTACCATGCTCAACCTGATGCCAGTAGCCTTCCTGGACGGGGGACACATATCCCGTTCCCTTTTCGGTCAGAAGATCCACGGGTTCGTTTCCATCCTGGGAATAATGGTCACCATAATTCTGGGATGGTATGTCATGGCCGCGCTGATGATCTTCATCCTGTTCATGAACAGAAGCCATCCCGGTGCACTGGATAACGTGGCCCCCATGGACCGCAACCGGAAGATCATAGCGGTGGTTATCCTAATCATATTCATTCTATGTCTTTCCCCGGTTCCCATGACCCCCTGA
- a CDS encoding dihydropteroate synthase-like protein, with translation MKILIITGELASNLVKEASLKSDHDVQIHVVKTPIAAFLTPKRIIAELRTLPASEIETLDMILTPGLIRKDVSSITDEMGVPAYKGSTDAADLDIVLEMVDKLDLSTKKSADKLIEEEQRRRALKYIADFENDHENIKKLLKKPGNILVGDLPVGEDFPMRVLAEIANAPTLSPEELLKRAEYFVKSGANMVDIGMIAGENMSSKIPAMVSFLKDNLDVALSIDTLQAEEILVAVDSGVDMVLSLDHGNYPEVLPELKHKKIPVVILPTDYRRGWIPETINQRVESLIDLKGKCKGVQVIADPILDPVNSKSIVDSIIACQKFKENPEGDCPIFFGVGNVTELLDVDSVGVNALLSGISMELGASILFTPEESGKTLGSVKELAISSQMMFLAKMRGSIAKDLGINLLVFKDKRRGETIPEDVDVPEIEAGFEYKFKQDPAGSFKISVEAGRIRAVHYLKMQPKVAIYGETAWEIYHEIINRKLVSRIEHAAYLGQELQKAEDALKLGKNYVQDFPLFERFMEY, from the coding sequence ATGAAAATACTGATAATCACCGGTGAACTTGCCAGCAACCTGGTAAAAGAAGCTTCTTTAAAATCAGACCATGATGTACAGATACATGTGGTTAAAACACCCATAGCTGCTTTTCTAACTCCTAAAAGGATCATAGCTGAACTTAGGACTTTACCGGCCAGTGAAATAGAAACATTGGACATGATCCTCACACCGGGCCTTATCCGAAAGGATGTAAGCTCCATAACTGATGAAATGGGAGTGCCAGCTTATAAAGGATCCACCGATGCTGCTGATCTGGATATAGTCCTTGAAATGGTGGATAAACTGGATCTTTCCACAAAGAAATCTGCAGACAAACTCATTGAAGAAGAACAAAGAAGAAGAGCCCTGAAATACATTGCTGATTTTGAAAATGACCATGAAAACATTAAAAAACTCCTAAAAAAACCAGGAAATATCTTGGTGGGTGATCTGCCGGTTGGTGAAGATTTCCCCATGCGGGTGCTGGCTGAAATTGCCAATGCCCCCACTCTAAGTCCAGAAGAACTCCTGAAACGTGCCGAATATTTCGTTAAATCCGGGGCAAACATGGTGGATATAGGAATGATTGCCGGGGAGAACATGTCCTCCAAAATACCAGCCATGGTAAGCTTCCTGAAGGATAATCTGGATGTAGCGCTTAGTATAGACACTCTGCAGGCAGAAGAAATCCTGGTGGCAGTAGATTCCGGGGTGGATATGGTCCTAAGCCTGGATCACGGTAATTACCCGGAAGTTCTACCCGAATTGAAACATAAAAAAATCCCGGTAGTTATTCTACCCACAGATTACAGAAGAGGATGGATCCCGGAAACCATCAACCAACGGGTAGAATCATTAATTGATCTCAAGGGGAAATGTAAAGGGGTGCAGGTTATTGCCGACCCAATACTGGACCCTGTAAACAGCAAAAGCATTGTTGATTCCATTATAGCCTGCCAGAAATTCAAGGAGAACCCTGAAGGGGATTGCCCCATTTTTTTTGGAGTGGGAAATGTCACCGAACTCCTGGATGTTGACTCAGTGGGTGTTAACGCCCTTCTTTCCGGTATTTCCATGGAACTAGGGGCCAGTATTCTCTTCACACCCGAAGAAAGTGGGAAAACCCTGGGAAGTGTCAAGGAACTGGCCATTTCGTCGCAGATGATGTTCCTGGCTAAAATGAGGGGTTCCATAGCCAAGGACCTGGGAATAAATCTACTGGTCTTTAAGGATAAACGCAGAGGAGAGACCATCCCGGAAGATGTTGATGTCCCGGAGATAGAAGCAGGTTTTGAATATAAATTTAAACAGGACCCTGCAGGTAGTTTCAAAATCAGCGTAGAAGCAGGGAGGATCAGGGCGGTTCACTACCTGAAAATGCAACCAAAGGTGGCTATTTACGGGGAAACTGCCTGGGAAATCTACCACGAAATCATAAACCGAAAACTGGTTTCCAGAATAGAACACGCAGCATACCTGGGACAGGAACTTCAAAAGGCTGAGGATGCCCTTAAACTTGGGAAAAACTATGTGCAGGACTTTCCACTTTTTGAAAGGTTTATGGAGTACTGA
- a CDS encoding damage-control phosphatase ARMT1 family protein, translating to MKVHYECASCFLRQSREALDLATDDEDLKMQVTEKINKILCHEFRKGAVSNRIGTKIHRTIKDETGNPDPYHDLREKSDEIAMQFLPQVEKILNNDKSLKNYLKAAIAGNVLDFGALGLESDIEGLVMSTVEKDLSIDHSGKLEMELKKAKNVLYLADNVGEIVFDKLLIKKLHEYDVEVTVALKKDPILNDACMKEALDVGLDEVATLTTTGTDSIGIIYGDISDDFKQEFEDADLVIAKGLGNYEGLTSMELNDKPIFCLLNAKCQPIARDIGVEVGDNVVLKIN from the coding sequence ATGAAAGTACACTATGAATGTGCGTCCTGTTTCCTCCGTCAGTCCAGGGAAGCCCTGGATCTGGCCACAGATGATGAAGATCTGAAGATGCAGGTCACAGAAAAGATAAACAAAATATTATGCCATGAATTCAGGAAAGGAGCAGTTTCTAACCGGATCGGTACAAAAATACACCGCACCATTAAAGATGAAACTGGAAATCCAGATCCCTACCATGATCTCCGGGAAAAATCAGATGAAATTGCAATGCAATTCCTCCCTCAGGTGGAAAAGATCTTAAATAATGATAAATCACTCAAAAATTATCTTAAAGCAGCTATAGCAGGAAACGTCCTTGATTTCGGGGCACTGGGGCTTGAATCAGACATTGAGGGCCTGGTCATGTCTACGGTAGAAAAAGATCTCTCCATTGACCACTCCGGAAAACTGGAAATGGAACTAAAAAAGGCCAAAAATGTACTTTATCTAGCCGATAATGTTGGTGAAATAGTATTCGACAAATTACTGATAAAAAAACTCCATGAATACGATGTGGAAGTCACAGTAGCCCTGAAAAAAGACCCAATCCTGAACGATGCCTGTATGAAGGAAGCACTGGATGTGGGATTGGATGAAGTGGCCACATTAACCACAACTGGAACCGACTCCATAGGGATAATTTATGGGGATATCTCCGATGATTTCAAACAGGAATTTGAAGATGCTGATCTGGTTATAGCCAAGGGCCTGGGTAACTATGAAGGCTTAACCTCTATGGAACTAAATGATAAACCCATATTCTGCCTCCTAAACGCTAAATGCCAACCAATAGCCCGGGATATTGGTGTTGAAGTCGGTGATAATGTGGTTTTAAAAATAAATTGA
- the porC gene encoding pyruvate synthase subunit PorC, with amino-acid sequence MIEIRFHGRGGQGAVTAAEILAKAAFEDGKYCQAFPFFGAERKGAPVMAFSRINDKPIRRRYQVYNPDHVLVLDETLLEAVDVLSGLKSGGKVIINTKEDLELGDADVYTIDATGIALDTLGVPIVNTVMLGAFAKVIGEVSLDSIIKITKETFPGKIGEKNAEAAKIAFEKVE; translated from the coding sequence ATGATCGAAATTCGCTTTCACGGACGCGGCGGTCAAGGAGCAGTTACTGCCGCAGAGATACTGGCAAAAGCAGCATTTGAAGACGGAAAATACTGTCAAGCATTCCCATTTTTCGGTGCTGAGCGAAAAGGCGCACCAGTCATGGCTTTTTCAAGAATAAATGATAAGCCAATAAGAAGAAGATATCAAGTTTATAATCCAGATCACGTACTTGTATTGGATGAAACCCTCCTGGAGGCTGTAGATGTATTATCTGGCCTTAAAAGCGGAGGAAAAGTGATTATAAATACTAAAGAGGATTTAGAGTTAGGCGATGCTGATGTGTACACCATTGATGCTACCGGAATTGCACTGGACACCCTAGGTGTGCCCATAGTAAACACGGTGATGCTGGGAGCATTTGCCAAAGTTATAGGCGAAGTATCACTGGATTCAATTATCAAAATAACCAAAGAAACTTTCCCTGGTAAAATTGGGGAAAAGAACGCTGAAGCAGCAAAAATTGCTTTCGAAAAAGTGGAGTAA
- a CDS encoding MoaD/ThiS family protein, with product MEVTVIVGEDEEKLNVDGGKTVKDLLQMMEIPVETVVVKKNQAIIIEEELLEEGDVIEVIKVIYGG from the coding sequence ATGGAAGTAACAGTTATTGTAGGCGAAGATGAGGAAAAACTGAATGTGGATGGGGGTAAAACCGTAAAAGACCTTCTTCAAATGATGGAAATACCCGTAGAAACAGTGGTGGTTAAGAAGAACCAGGCCATAATCATTGAAGAAGAATTACTGGAAGAAGGGGATGTAATTGAAGTAATAAAGGTAATTTACGGTGGTTAA
- a CDS encoding TIGR00269 family protein, with protein MDLCDKCGNPQIIIKRKQSGQMLCQECFIKAIQEKVLKDIRRQKLVTKGDKVLVALSGGKDSVMVLDILNNLRKRRIIDLVAVTIDEGICGYREDGVDIAAQNTELLGVKHRIISFKDYLGRTLDEIMADSGDRNACTYCGVFRRWILNQVAREEGATKIATGHNLDDETQSIMMNYMEGNIQNLTRIGVKSESSCEGFTVKIKPLREIPERETALYVMARDLPVHLAGCPYARDSFRAKIRDFLQEINQEHPTIMYSTLRGFDKIKPVLKKEFSRQNKLGVCRECGEPAAAELCKACSFRKQWKKE; from the coding sequence ATGGACCTATGTGATAAATGTGGCAACCCCCAGATCATCATCAAGAGAAAACAATCGGGACAGATGCTTTGCCAGGAATGCTTCATTAAAGCCATTCAGGAAAAAGTCTTAAAAGACATCCGCCGCCAAAAATTGGTTACTAAAGGTGACAAAGTACTAGTGGCACTATCCGGAGGTAAGGATAGTGTAATGGTCCTGGACATACTTAATAATCTTCGGAAAAGGAGGATCATCGACCTGGTGGCGGTAACCATTGATGAAGGTATCTGCGGCTACCGGGAGGATGGTGTGGATATAGCCGCACAAAACACAGAATTACTGGGTGTTAAACACAGGATAATCTCTTTCAAGGACTACCTTGGCCGCACGCTCGACGAGATTATGGCTGACTCGGGGGATAGGAATGCCTGTACTTACTGTGGGGTGTTCCGCAGGTGGATCTTAAACCAGGTAGCCCGGGAAGAGGGAGCCACCAAGATTGCCACTGGACACAACCTGGACGATGAAACCCAGTCCATAATGATGAACTATATGGAGGGAAACATCCAGAACCTCACCCGTATTGGGGTTAAATCAGAGTCCAGCTGTGAAGGATTCACCGTTAAAATCAAACCACTACGGGAGATACCAGAAAGAGAAACCGCCCTATATGTTATGGCCCGTGATTTACCAGTGCACCTGGCTGGATGCCCCTATGCCCGGGATTCCTTCCGGGCCAAGATCAGGGATTTTCTTCAAGAAATAAATCAGGAGCATCCCACCATAATGTATTCCACACTACGGGGTTTTGATAAGATCAAACCCGTTCTTAAAAAAGAATTTTCCAGACAAAACAAATTGGGAGTCTGCCGAGAATGCGGAGAACCAGCAGCAGCTGAACTCTGCAAAGCATGCAGCTTCCGCAAACAGTGGAAAAAGGAATAA
- a CDS encoding adenylyltransferase/cytidyltransferase family protein, with amino-acid sequence MIGISADFDPVHLGHMDLIRKARELGDEMGKEVVIYLNKGYSANHAPFFVSFEGRSEMALEAGADRIVPIEGLHHRLTMSYTVPIRIAMMIQDGVTDYVDAAEVNPSQIKKYAARFIRRGIFSGIPRNLPNRNVIRWYAVNEFLYQRFNRKMKFHFIPEGKVNGEKISGRQIRSEILENNLHIPGSVKKLLPKSTVRILEEEIEKGTVPETRDMDVLLKRLNTTSRHNLLNIAHLNAGAVEHIIQGRWYQAENQVWASLRQAGYGPVLSRLALSCVEEDVTRREIYELIKDYEKQGIIPPDQTVERVIERDWFVSNMVETGLNSSEAHEKFLNGARTKDKPLYTFDAGLHLRSFELPKLEEGLKAHLYVDKRGVLACELKTSEGKVKSPLKLPGKMATYLRLLVDSQIIPLEGELVKKKRGWRIRLKVG; translated from the coding sequence TTGATAGGAATAAGCGCTGATTTTGACCCGGTTCACTTGGGACACATGGATTTAATTAGAAAAGCCCGGGAACTGGGTGATGAGATGGGTAAGGAAGTGGTAATCTACCTTAACAAAGGTTACAGTGCCAACCACGCCCCGTTCTTTGTCAGTTTCGAGGGAAGGAGTGAGATGGCTCTGGAGGCAGGGGCTGACCGGATAGTACCAATTGAAGGCTTGCACCACCGGCTGACCATGTCCTACACCGTCCCCATAAGGATAGCCATGATGATCCAGGATGGAGTCACTGACTATGTGGATGCTGCAGAAGTTAACCCATCCCAGATAAAGAAATACGCTGCCAGATTCATTCGAAGAGGAATATTCAGCGGTATCCCCCGTAATCTGCCGAATAGGAATGTTATCAGGTGGTATGCGGTGAATGAATTTCTGTATCAGCGTTTCAATCGTAAAATGAAGTTTCATTTCATACCGGAAGGTAAGGTAAATGGGGAAAAGATTTCAGGAAGGCAAATACGCAGCGAAATCCTTGAAAACAATCTCCACATACCAGGAAGTGTGAAAAAATTACTCCCCAAATCCACGGTGCGTATACTGGAAGAAGAGATTGAGAAGGGTACTGTTCCTGAAACCCGGGATATGGATGTTCTCCTGAAACGTTTGAACACCACGTCCCGACATAACCTTCTGAACATTGCCCACTTGAACGCCGGTGCTGTGGAGCATATTATTCAGGGGAGATGGTACCAGGCAGAGAATCAGGTGTGGGCATCCCTGCGCCAGGCAGGTTACGGGCCAGTGTTAAGCAGACTGGCTTTGAGCTGTGTGGAGGAAGACGTGACACGTAGAGAAATCTACGAGCTTATAAAGGACTATGAGAAACAGGGAATCATCCCCCCGGATCAGACTGTGGAACGGGTTATTGAAAGGGACTGGTTTGTGTCTAACATGGTTGAAACAGGTTTAAACAGTTCCGAGGCCCATGAGAAGTTCCTTAACGGTGCCCGGACAAAAGATAAACCATTATACACCTTTGATGCCGGTCTTCACCTGCGGAGCTTTGAACTTCCCAAGCTGGAGGAAGGATTAAAAGCTCATCTCTATGTGGATAAACGGGGTGTTCTAGCCTGTGAATTGAAAACATCGGAAGGGAAGGTGAAGAGTCCACTGAAACTACCCGGGAAGATGGCCACCTACCTGCGCTTACTGGTGGATTCCCAGATTATCCCACTAGAGGGAGAACTGGTGAAGAAGAAGAGAGGGTGGAGAATTAGGTTGAAGGTTGGATAA